From Crassaminicella indica, one genomic window encodes:
- the udk gene encoding uridine kinase — MSKPILIGITGGTGSGKSTIAKAIFESLPEKNIAIIEQDSYYKDQSHLPMEERIHTNYDHPLAFDTELLLKQLHELLNYKPVEKPIYNFSKHTREKETIRVEPKDIIILEGIMILEDEKLRELMDIKIFVDTDADVRIIRRITRDINERGRTLESVIEQYLNTVRPAHLQFIEPSKRYADIIIPEGGYNKVAIDIMVSKVRSIIYEKQNGRELKIL, encoded by the coding sequence TTGAGTAAACCGATTTTAATTGGTATTACTGGAGGTACAGGCTCTGGAAAAAGTACAATTGCAAAAGCTATTTTTGAAAGCTTACCAGAAAAAAATATTGCAATCATTGAACAAGATTCTTATTATAAAGACCAAAGTCATTTGCCAATGGAAGAGAGAATACATACGAATTATGATCATCCATTAGCTTTTGATACAGAACTCCTTCTTAAACAGCTCCACGAGCTTTTAAACTATAAACCTGTTGAAAAGCCTATTTATAATTTTTCAAAACATACAAGAGAAAAAGAGACGATTCGTGTTGAACCAAAGGATATTATTATATTAGAAGGAATTATGATTTTAGAAGATGAAAAACTGAGAGAATTAATGGATATTAAAATATTTGTAGATACAGATGCAGACGTAAGAATTATTAGAAGAATTACCAGAGATATTAATGAAAGAGGGAGAACTCTTGAATCAGTTATTGAACAATACTTAAATACGGTTAGACCTGCTCACCTTCAATTTATTGAACCTAGTAAAAGATATGCGGATATTATTATTCCAGAGGGTGGTTATAATAAAGTAGCAATAGATATTATGGTTTCAAAGGTAAGATCAATTATTTATGAAAAGCAAAATGGCAGAGAATTAAAAATATTATAG
- a CDS encoding peptidase U32 family protein, whose translation MKKIELLAPAGDLEKLKIAIIYGADAVYIGGQIFGLRASARNFSLEDMKKGIAFAHERGKKVYVTLNIIPHNEDFKELPEYLKQLQELDIDAVILSDPGTFMYVKEFAPELEVHLSTQANNTNYMSARFWYNQGVKRVILARELSFKEIKEIRENIPESLELEAFVHGAMCISYSGRCLLSNYMANRDANRGECAHPCRWQYYLMEEKRPGEYIPVFEDEKGTYFFNSKDLCMIEYIPELIESGLSSLKIEGRMKSAYYVANIVNVYRKAIDTYYENKENYHYDPNWMNEIKKASHRKFTTGFYIDKPNEKEQLYANSSYIREYDFVGLVLDYDKKNGIATIEQRNRIFKGETVEVMGPGMKIFTQSIEQMWNNKGEEIDVAPHPQQVIKIKMQKPVEKYYIIRRCRKDD comes from the coding sequence ATGAAAAAAATAGAATTATTAGCACCTGCTGGTGATTTAGAAAAATTAAAAATAGCTATTATATATGGTGCTGATGCTGTATATATAGGAGGACAGATTTTTGGATTAAGAGCGAGTGCTAGAAATTTTTCATTAGAAGATATGAAGAAGGGAATAGCATTTGCTCATGAAAGAGGGAAAAAAGTATATGTTACATTAAATATTATTCCTCATAATGAAGATTTTAAAGAGCTTCCTGAATATTTAAAGCAATTGCAAGAATTAGATATTGATGCTGTTATTCTATCAGATCCAGGTACATTTATGTATGTAAAAGAGTTTGCACCAGAGCTAGAAGTGCATTTAAGTACACAAGCAAATAATACGAATTATATGAGTGCAAGATTTTGGTACAATCAAGGAGTAAAAAGAGTTATATTAGCTAGAGAATTATCTTTTAAAGAGATTAAAGAAATTAGAGAAAATATACCAGAAAGTCTTGAATTAGAAGCATTTGTTCATGGAGCTATGTGCATATCTTATTCAGGAAGATGTCTTTTGAGCAATTATATGGCAAATAGAGATGCCAATAGAGGAGAATGTGCACATCCATGTAGATGGCAATATTATTTAATGGAAGAGAAAAGACCAGGAGAATATATTCCTGTTTTTGAAGATGAGAAAGGTACATATTTCTTTAATTCAAAGGATTTATGTATGATTGAATATATACCAGAATTGATTGAATCAGGACTTTCAAGTCTTAAAATAGAGGGAAGGATGAAAAGTGCATACTATGTTGCAAATATTGTTAATGTTTATAGAAAAGCTATAGACACATATTATGAAAATAAAGAAAATTATCATTATGATCCAAATTGGATGAATGAAATAAAAAAAGCAAGTCATAGAAAGTTTACGACTGGATTTTATATAGATAAGCCTAATGAGAAAGAACAGTTATATGCAAATAGTTCGTATATACGTGAATATGATTTTGTAGGTTTAGTATTAGACTATGATAAAAAAAATGGTATAGCTACAATAGAACAAAGAAATAGAATATTTAAAGGAGAAACTGTTGAAGTAATGGGACCAGGTATGAAAATTTTTACACAAAGTATTGAGCAGATGTGGAATAACAAGGGAGAAGAGATTGATGTTGCACCACACCCTCAACAAGTGATAAAAATTAAAATGCAAAAACCAGTAGAAAAATACTATATTATAAGAAGATGTAGGAAGGATGATTAG